A single genomic interval of Brevibacillus brevis harbors:
- a CDS encoding MFS transporter — MLWRNRTFLLLMSGEIVAGAGMWISIIANLSFMQKLVPSDTVKGLILMCGLVVSILLAPKAGVVIDMYDKGRIMLFASLVRTLSPVFMFPALANDSLLWMIVSLIVMQCSAAFYFPTVQASLPAILSQDELLKANSAYLNISTLSRIGGTAIGGILVASMDLSMLYVCSIIAYAVLAVVTLFLRIPPVTSRKIQEKVEFREVLTISRQDPALFVGLINNGLITLFLGGVNLMILNFSELQQEPQLMGWIYAAEGISILIGGLLAKRWIGRRNLVAASTIMLFFFALSQFGMSFADNKFMVLASFSVFGFVVAFFFPVTATIFQKRLPPHQQGRFFSFKSMLDRGFFLLALAITGVGLDLLGISGYLLFIGSVTLLFGLLTFFYSKKHKLDVRSHDEAAA; from the coding sequence ATGTTATGGCGTAATCGTACCTTTCTGCTTTTAATGAGCGGAGAGATCGTCGCGGGAGCGGGCATGTGGATTTCGATTATTGCCAATCTTTCGTTCATGCAGAAACTCGTTCCTTCTGATACGGTGAAGGGCTTGATTCTGATGTGTGGATTGGTGGTCAGCATCCTCCTCGCCCCTAAAGCGGGTGTGGTAATCGACATGTACGACAAAGGCAGGATCATGCTATTTGCCAGCCTGGTCCGAACACTCAGCCCAGTCTTCATGTTCCCAGCTCTTGCAAACGATTCTCTTCTGTGGATGATTGTATCTTTGATCGTGATGCAATGCTCTGCTGCGTTTTATTTTCCAACCGTACAGGCTTCCTTGCCAGCCATCCTTTCCCAGGACGAGTTACTCAAGGCGAACAGCGCATATTTAAATATCTCTACCCTCTCGCGCATTGGAGGAACGGCAATCGGTGGAATACTCGTTGCGTCCATGGACTTGTCCATGCTGTATGTGTGCTCCATCATCGCGTACGCTGTACTCGCTGTCGTCACGCTCTTTCTCCGCATTCCGCCAGTCACTTCTCGGAAGATTCAGGAAAAAGTGGAGTTTCGCGAAGTACTGACAATCTCGCGACAGGATCCAGCCTTGTTTGTCGGATTGATTAATAACGGGTTGATCACCTTATTCCTCGGCGGTGTGAACCTGATGATCTTGAACTTTAGCGAGCTGCAACAGGAACCGCAGCTCATGGGATGGATCTATGCAGCAGAAGGAATCAGCATTTTGATTGGGGGGCTCTTGGCAAAACGTTGGATAGGCCGCAGAAACCTCGTGGCAGCGTCCACCATCATGCTCTTTTTCTTCGCGCTGTCCCAGTTCGGCATGTCATTCGCCGATAACAAATTCATGGTACTTGCTTCCTTCTCGGTGTTCGGATTTGTCGTTGCTTTCTTCTTCCCTGTCACGGCAACGATTTTCCAGAAGCGCCTGCCTCCACACCAGCAAGGGCGATTCTTTTCTTTCAAAAGCATGCTGGATCGTGGATTCTTCTTGTTGGCTCTTGCGATTACAGGAGTTGGGCTGGACCTTCTCGGCATTAGCGGTTACCTCCTCTTCATCGGCTCGGTGACATTGCTCTTTGGCTTGTTGACTTTCTTCTACAGTAAAAAGCATAAGCTGGATGTACGGTCCCACGATGAAGCAGCTGCCTAG